The genomic segment CTGAACTTCGTTTGGATTGATCAAAAAGTCTTCATCCGTAAATAATCTTGAAAACCTGTCATCCTCTAGCACCTGCTTTGCCCTTAAAGCCGCTTCTTTGACCTTCTTAATTTGTTTGGCACTAGTGCCGATGCTAGTACTATTAGTGGCAGCAGCTGAAGTTTCCAATAATTGCCTAGCATAATCCTCGTTGACTTTAACCTTCTTATTACAaatctaaatgaaataCTAATTACAGGAATACgcattgattttttaatcttTTCCTCAAGCCTTTCACTTGCTTTCTTCCTCTTGTACTCATCATAGCTAAACTCATCAAAAGCATccttaatttttttatataggGGTTTGTCAATTAAGTAACCATGTAGGTATGGTTTGACCATATTTGTCCCCAGAAGTTCCTTTGCAGACCACAGCTCCAATTGCTGTTCGGTAATGAACATAGAATTACCGATTGTCACAATTTTACCCGATTTAGCAGTATCCTCGGTTACTGGCAAAGACAATTCTTCAGTAACATTTTCCAGGAAGGAACACCACctatgtaatatttatcagTGTACTTGGGTGAAGTGCCAATGGAAGGTATATAAAAACTCGCTATTTTTGATTGGTCACTAGCAATAAAACATAAACCACTGTTAGGgtaaaatgtaaatgatGAAATCTGCGGGATTGTAGTTGACGTTTTTTTTGAGGGATTAGCAATAACGTAACTTGACTCAATTGTAGCAACGCTTGCAGAGTTTTCAGcgtttgatatttttatattcttACGGCTAGACCAAGCAAGGTGTTTGTCTAAATTAACCATTTCACTACCCATATCATCGTGAGACCCTAACCActgtatattattgattgggaatttgtttatatcGCTCCTCTCCCATAAAGGATTTTGGCTTCTTATATCATAGACACGAATTGTACCAACACTATCTCCCACGGCTAATTTCATACCATTGTCagaatatttacaacataaAATGTCATTATCAATGGCGAAATTCAACTTGGAAACGACTACATCGCTTCTATGATCCCAAGTCTCGAGGATTCCGTCGTtactatataaacaaatagaTACCCAGCTATGGTGAATATGGGAATTGATTTGTTTATGCTGATACTGTTGATCTCATCTGCACTGGATTCCAATGgtatattgaattttccAAGGCTTAAGTCCATCCTACATAACTGATATAAATACCTGTAAATATCATTAGCAGATCCAACCAGATATAGATTGGCATTGGCACCGAGATAAGCCATATCCCTAGCTTGTTTAGGGACTCTAAactgaattaattgtatattactGAATAATAGCGCCCTCCCTGATTATGAATTTCAATGTATCTGTTGTCGCATAGCATAACCAACTTTCTATAGTCCGAGGTTAGGAATTGCGATCTAATGACGTGGTAATCGATTCCTCTCCGATGTTTCAGTGTTAGTTCTAATGTATCAAAAATGGCTATTTGTGGAGGATAAGTCCCGGAAGCTAGAATGTATTGACCATCAGATGAAACTGTGATATTTTCGCATGATTTTGGaaattcaaaatcattaattatatcaactTTTCGTCTAAATTAAGTCCCAATATACCTATAATTGGCAGAGTCATCATTAGAGGTACCAAAAAGCGtatatatctaaataaataagtgCAATTACCTTGTTGCCATTGGTAGTGAGAGTGGATAGCATGGTATATACTGGCTTGCGTTACATATAGACTTATATGGGGATTACACATTATGAAATGACAGATTCTAACACCTATAACATTGGTTATTCACGCGTTTTACAATGGATAAGTCTACTTTCACCTTCTAACTTCAAGGATATAAATGAACTGCAACAATATATCGATATACAGCATATTAACTACCAAAAGTTAATTGAACTACACAAACCATTCAATGTAAACGACAAAATTGAGGACCTAAGTCCCCAGGTATTTCATCCTTTGGCCCAGAGCTGTTTTAATCCTTGGCTTAAGGAACAGGAAGATATGCAATTGGTTAATCTAATTTCTAATGATGTAAAACGCACATTCCAAGACAACCCATTTTTCACAAATGCCAACGTATTACGATCAATGCAGAGGGTTCTATACATATTGGCTAAggaaaattgtaaattaggTTATAAACAGGGGTTCAATGATATTTGTGGCATTTGTTTGCTCGTCTGTTCAGAACACATTTTAGAGGAtacatttgacaatttatcaatagaTTTGGACATTGAAAGTAATTGTTATACTATGATGCATGGGTTACTTGATACTGGTATTAAGGATTTTTACAATGAAATAGTAAGTACAGGTGACAAACTTATTGTTGTGGATACTTGTGAGCACATTTTCCACACATTGCTGAAGGTACattcataattatatagaaTATTGACATCGAATTGTATGATAAATTGACCCAAATAAAGTTGGAACCACATGTTTTCCTGATGtaacacaaaatatttaacttaGGCGATGGATCAGGATAATATTTGCTAGGGAACATACTATCCATGATACAATCTCTATTTGGGATGCATTTATAAAGGACTTCTCTTCATGTAAATCGTTAAGATTTGTAAGCAAATTCTCaattagataaattattttaccatTGCTATGCTTTTACACATCAAAGCTAAGCTAATGGATAGTGACACAAATGAATGCATCCAATTACTATTCAACTACCCTAGTACACCAAATTCTGATTGTGTGTACcaaattatcgcaaatacATTTTGTCTTATCGATAAAATGAAGTAATTCTTTACGTTATATTACCTGATATTCATCttagtaatatttatttgaaatattattaatacgATTATTAATCGCACAGCAAAATAGCTTGTATttgtacaaaatttgacTTGAATTTCACAATTTAAACTTTAATTGATTGCCTTTAtcactaaaatatttactgaTTGTTCAATTTATGTGCGCTAATAACGATTTAATgtgtataaaattatgtatagAAATATGTACTAACCgaaaatttataaattgttattataatataaaaaaattatacatttaatatagttaaaatcattaattataaaaatgattttataaatacaaataataattatacactaTGCAGTGAAACAACACAATGGAAATAACTATAATATGGTATACTACCTACATGTACAGCAAAGAAGGTTAGTGTTGACATGCCATTTTACTACAAAACGATCTGTACAATGTAATACAGGGAGCCGTCGGTGTCGGCCATGCTGCGCTGAATATACCGGATCCCATCCGAACTCCGAAGTCAAGCAGCGCTAGGCCCGGATAGTACTGGGGTGGGGGACCGCCCGGGAACACCTTTGGGTGCTGACTCCTGAACCTTTTTTTTTACACAACatggataatttatttcacaATTCACCATCTAATTACTGATTTTAGCCACCAAAACTGCGTTCTAAAAATCCCAACGTTTATGCTTTGCGATTAAACATCAGCTATTTAAACAACTAAAATACATTATCTTCTTCATTCGATATCAATGGGATcttatcaatttaatcAACATATTTACGGTATTTAACACCTTTTATCCACACACAACATCTGTGATTATTGTTACCAATGGCTTTTGAATTGCCTTACGACATTAAAGTGCCTACCACTTACGATTTACCGGCAAAAATTTCATGGATCGCATCGGATGAATCTCCTATTACTTCGGGCCAAATGCTGGCTGTTTTAACGCCTCTGGATCCACCAAAAGATAATTACATCAACGATAATATTGATCACTCGGATAAGAAAAGGAGGCTAACCAATACTTCTAAAAACGTGATTAAAGCGCCAAAACTAAGCACTTCAGCTACAATGAGAAGGAATTTAGCAAATGACAGTGTTATTGATTCATATGACTTGATAATTGGCACAATAACCCAGCTTACTTGTGACCATTCAGTTGTGGTACATGGACTATGCGCCGATTGTAATGAAGAAATAGATATCACCGAAGATTCGTTTGACATTGATGATGTTGTAAAACCGGGATTTATCACAAACGAAGCTTCAATGTCAATTTCTGCTACTTTTGTCAGGCAGATGGAGGAATCGAATTTGCACTCATTGCTAATCAAACGATTACTATGTTTGGTGTTAGATCTAGATAACACGCTGATACACGCGAAAAcattggataaaaatgaagtttTGGATAGCaatgatgattttaaaGCCATTTATTTTGGAGGAAGATGCAATTTATATCGTCTGAGACCAGGTGTTTCCGAATTTCTAGATGCCATGTCTAAATACTACCAACTTTATCTATTTACCATGGGCACGAGTGAACATGCTACTGCTGCTTTATCACTATTAGATCCACAGGGAAAGTTATTTTCGAACAGAATATTTTCCCGTTCAGATTCTCAAAATTCTAGGAAGACACTCAGTCGAATCTTCCCCAACTACCAAGGGATTGTATGTGTTGTGGATGACTGTGAACATGCTTGGCGGGCCGATTTATCTGGCGCGGGTTTCTTTAAAATCCACCCCTACTACTACTTCTCGGAAAGATCTAAACAACACAACCCATTGACTGCAATGATTACTGCGGCATCTAACCAATCATTTTATAATACAGCGGTAAAGGGTGATAAAATTTGCTACGATAAAAATACTTTATCCTCCCAATTTTTAGACGAATCACCagttgataatgataaaatgtTACTTATTTTGGGTAACttgttgattaattttcatGAAAAATTCTTTCAGAAGCTTGAAGATTCGGCTAAagctaataattttgatgtgGTGAGTAAACgagataatatattaaatttgaatacaaagaaaattattttcatacCATTTGTACAATCTAATagttttattatatattaattgctattttttatgaaatgattttttcCTTGTAGAACACatgtaatttatgttactacttatattattatattcacACTTACTATACACGGATAGTTGTtatattgtacattattgatttaaatCGCgaaaatttaaacaattatttatataattaaaatatagttAATCATTTAGGGTCTTGAATCTTTTAAAAGGTCCGGTGTTACATTGGGCACCGTAATGGATCAATTTCGATCTCAAATTTTAAAGGGtgtaaaattgtcattCAATACTCAAGATTTTGGATGcgattttattaattcCGATTATATCGCATGGGCCAAGGCATTTGGCGCAACAATAGTTAATGATAACGATTCAATAACTCATAAACTGTTGTTAAACCCACATACCACCAGTGGTGatacaaatgataaaaCTGGCACAAAAGGTATGTAAACAttactattattttaaaaacaatCTAACACGCCAACgttttaacaatttaatcatcaaataatacttatcatttaataaataatgtcAAACTACACATTTACGTATTACATGattcaataaataacaaataattggaATATTagatttaaaaatgtttaattcACTTTTTTGTTTCTATTAAAATAGACGTCCATTTAATGTGGCTGGATAAATGCATATACACCTGGGTGAGGGGAGATGACGAGGAACTGTACAACCCGTCACTATGGACTAAGCCATATCGTAATTTTTGGGACCTATCTGCCGGCTCTGGTTAATGAAAATTGTAACTTATGtaacaattgtaatttttataagTAGTTTGCCTCTCAAATGGAAGTAGGTTGGTACAGCTACCAACATTTGATAAGTGTTTGTGACAATTTGCTTAATGgacaatatatcaatgcaTTGCAGCAagtatttataaaattatttagattgaATTATGGCAAATAAGGGGTGTGATACCAGCAGCGGTGGCCGCTACACAAATAATTCTATACGAAATCGTCGAGGAACAAATGGATCCTACGAATgatgcaaaaaattacaattatttatatgcaGATAGGCATAAAATTAGCCTATTATCTATGGCTTTTATCAGGTATTTTTTTTTCTAGAATAACTAATAAAACCATTAATCAATCAGGTCATTGAATTTGTTGGTTGATCAGGGGCAAACCATGCTCTATGCCAAAAGCATCTCTGTCATAGCTAGGGACTTAGGGATTCCAGAGAATTTAATCCAGCTGAGACATCGCTGTTGCCATGGAGAATTGCCAGATTTTCACAGCATTAACCAGGCTATTAGGTATCTACTACAACTTTTGATACGCAAGTATTGGtaccaaattatttatctagGATACCTCAATCACAGCTTATCCgattaatcaattcatcaagttccaattattacataattaaaaGTTTGATTGAAGGGCGAACAAATGTTGATGGATATaacaatgataaatttgtggcAATGATAACACTAGATTTACTAGTGTCAtcttgtgataattttgtgaATGATAGATTAAAGTGGGtcgatgaaattgttactaaAAGGGGGTTTAATTTCGCACTAAACCTATACTCAAGGGCTGTCGCATTactttttaattttgatggATGGATTGATAATgcaattaatgaatttaatatttctggtaagaatttatttaatactataaaacatcaattatttttttcttgaacatattttttacgcttaaaatcaaattcataTAGACTACTCATGGAAATCACTAACTACACGTTTACAGgtatataatgataaatttgatccACGcaatataaacaatattGCAACCACGCAATGCAATACCAGTGTAACATATGGATACAGTTTAGATCCACTATTACAACTGTTGAATATCGCAAAAAATGATACTATGGATAGAATTAATCGGCCAAGTTATTATATCCAATCATTGAACATTATGTTAGAATATTTTCCTGACAAATTAATGGTCTGTATCAAGGGATTGATGGATTTTTGCTCCAAAATGATTCGTTCTGGAAATAACGATTTCACAGAAATCAGGCAAATTTGGAAGTCTTGGATggatttaatttatttgattaaattaCATGCTTTGAGGAATGTAAATTGGCAGAGAGTGGAGTTGCTGATAAGTGCCGCACAAAAAGCTATTTTTCCAGGCTTAGACAGTATTAATTCaacaaaatatcaaattattgatCAAAATCAATGTAAAAACAATAAAAAACTCTGTAATCAACTACTTAGTGTGGGTACATATTTTTGCGGCCGCACATGGTGTGTAGTCACTGATGAACCAGACCCATCATGTACGTTTTTTAATCTGACTACTATGGATACAATTGATTTGCAACAATGCAGTTTAAAACGCgcataataattatcaaaatacaTTTCTTTAGGTTACATTAgtaatttgtattaaaaATTTCCCGAACTATTGTTGCCATAATGGTTCCACAGGGTTTAACTACTGAGGAAgccaaaaaattgttactgGATC from the Babesia microti strain RI chromosome I, complete genome genome contains:
- a CDS encoding NOL10, ENP2, ribosome biogenesis protein ENP2 (overlaps_old_locusTagID:BBM_I00640): MLSTLTTNGNKIYTLFGTSNDDSANYRRKVDIINDFEFPKSCENITVSSDGQYILASGTYPPQIAIFDTLELTLKHRRGIDYHVIRSQFLTSDYRKLVMLCDNRYIEIHNQGGRYYSFRVPKQARDMAYLGANANLYLVGSANDIYRMDLSLGKFNIPLESSADEINSISINKSIPIFTIAGNDGILETWDHRSDVVVSKLNFAIDNDILCCKYSDNGMKLAVGDSVGTIRVYDIRSQNPLWERSDINKFPINNIQWLGSHDDMDKHLAWSSRKNIKISNAENSASVATIESSYVIANPSKKTSTTIPQISSFTFYPNSGLCFIASDQSKIASFYIPSIGTSPKWCSFLENVTEELSLPVTEDTAKSGKIVTIGNSMFITEQQLELWSAKELLGTNMVKPYLHGYLIDKPLYKKIKDAFDEFSYDEYKRKKASERLEEKIKKSMRIPICNKKVKVNEDYARQLLETSAAATNSTSIGTSAKQIKKVKEAALRAKQVLEDDRFSRLFTDEDFLINPNEVQHGK
- a CDS encoding TBC domain containing protein (overlaps_old_locusTagID:BBM_I00645), with the translated sequence MGITHYEMTDSNTYNIGYSRVLQWISLLSPSNFKDINELQQYIDIQHINYQKLIELHKPFNVNDKIEDLSPQVFHPLAQSCFNPWLKEQEDMQLVNLISNDVKRTFQDNPFFTNANVLRSMQRVLYILAKENCKLGYKQGFNDICGICLLVCSEHILEDTFDNLSIDLDIESNCYTMMHGLLDTGIKDFYNEIVSTGDKLIVVDTCEHIFHTLLKNIDIELYDKLTQIKLEPHVFLMRWIRIIFAREHTIHDTISIWDAFIKDFSSCKSLRFINYFTIAMLLHIKAKLMDSDTNECIQLLFNYPSTPNSDCVYQIIANTFCLIDKMK
- a CDS encoding hypothetical protein (overlaps_old_locusTagID:BBM_I00660;~overlaps_old_locusTagID:BBM_I00665); the encoded protein is MEVGWYSYQHLISVCDNLLNGQYINALQQIELWQIRGVIPAAVAATQIILYEIVEEQMDPTNDAKNYNYLYADRHKISLLSMAFIRSLNLLVDQGQTMLYAKSISVIARDLGIPENLIQLRHRCCHGELPDFHSINQAIRYLLQLLIRKYWIPQSQLIRLINSSSSNYYIIKSLIEGRTNVDGYNNDKFVAMITLDLLVSSCDNFVNDRLKWVDEIVTKRGFNFALNLYSRAVALLFNFDGWIDNAINEFNISDYSWKSLTTRLQVYNDKFDPRNINNIATTQCNTSVTYGYSLDPLLQLLNIAKNDTMDRINRPSYYIQSLNIMLEYFPDKLMVCIKGLMDFCSKMIRSGNNDFTEIRQIWKSWMDLIYLIKLHALRNVNWQRVELLISAAQKAIFPGLDSINSTKYQIIDQNQCKNNKKLCNQLLSVGTYFCGRTWCVVTDEPDPSCTFFNLTTMDTIDLQQCSLKRA
- a CDS encoding RNA polymerase II subunit A C-terminal domain phosphatase (overlaps_old_locusTagID:BBM_I00655), yielding MAFELPYDIKVPTTYDLPAKISWIASDESPITSGQMLAVLTPLDPPKDNYINDNIDHSDKKRRLTNTSKNVIKAPKLSTSATMRRNLANDSVIDSYDLIIGTITQLTCDHSVVVHGLCADCNEEIDITEDSFDIDDVVKPGFITNEASMSISATFVRQMEESNLHSLLIKRLLCLVLDLDNTLIHAKTLDKNEVLDSNDDFKAIYFGGRCNLYRLRPGVSEFLDAMSKYYQLYLFTMGTSEHATAALSLLDPQGKLFSNRIFSRSDSQNSRKTLSRIFPNYQGIVCVVDDCEHAWRADLSGAGFFKIHPYYYFSERSKQHNPLTAMITAASNQSFYNTAVKGDKICYDKNTLSSQFLDESPVDNDKMLLILGNLLINFHEKFFQKLEDSAKANNFDVGLESFKRSGVTLGTVMDQFRSQILKGVKLSFNTQDFGCDFINSDYIAWAKAFGATIVNDNDSITHKLLLNPHTTSGDTNDKTGTKDVHLMWLDKCIYTWVRGDDEELYNPSLWTKPYRNFWDLSAGSG